A window of the Chloroflexus sp. Y-396-1 genome harbors these coding sequences:
- a CDS encoding SCO family protein codes for MKHIFLSILATLSALLLSSCGAYEFRGTVLEPPNPAPELPLIDQFGNEFRLSNYRGKIVLLFFGFTHCPDICPTALGDLKRVMEKLGNNAEKVQVVFVSVDPERDTPDLMQRYLTAFNPTFLGLNGDRAVLEKAYKDYGVTVIRRDLPNSGLGYTIDHSGYIYAIDQAGNWRLLWAHGTPVDDIVSDVQALLRNPPRS; via the coding sequence ATGAAACACATCTTCTTATCAATCCTTGCCACACTCAGCGCACTCCTTCTCAGTAGCTGCGGTGCCTATGAATTTCGTGGTACGGTGCTTGAACCACCTAATCCGGCGCCAGAACTACCGCTTATCGACCAATTTGGGAATGAGTTCCGCCTGAGCAATTATCGCGGGAAGATTGTGCTCCTCTTCTTTGGGTTTACGCATTGTCCGGATATTTGTCCTACCGCGCTTGGTGATCTGAAACGAGTGATGGAGAAGCTCGGCAATAATGCCGAAAAAGTCCAGGTGGTGTTTGTTTCGGTTGACCCCGAACGCGATACACCTGATCTGATGCAGCGATACCTGACCGCATTTAACCCGACATTTCTGGGATTGAACGGAGATCGAGCTGTGCTCGAAAAAGCCTATAAAGACTACGGGGTCACTGTGATTCGGCGTGATTTACCGAACTCAGGTTTAGGCTACACCATTGATCATTCCGGTTATATTTACGCTATCGATCAGGCTGGGAACTGGCGTCTACTCTGGGCACATGGCACTCCGGTTGATGATATTGTCAGCGATGTCCAGGCCCTGCTACGCAATCCACCTCGCTCGTAA
- a CDS encoding copper chaperone PCu(A)C, with the protein MRRFFILVGTALLMVVLIGCGANQSMGQSDSAGITVRDPWVRAAVMSMAGDQSGAMGNMQGNMGHATPMAGMEGGHSHGDGYGNQAVSAAYMVLVNNSTNADAIVKAESDVAKTVELHNVIMENNVMQMRQVEAIEVPANGQVELKPGGYHVMLIGLNRDLKEGEEVVIKLTTRSGKTIEVKAPVRKP; encoded by the coding sequence CAGCTCTCTTGATGGTGGTATTGATTGGGTGCGGCGCCAACCAGAGTATGGGTCAGAGTGATTCTGCTGGCATTACTGTTCGCGACCCTTGGGTGCGAGCGGCAGTGATGAGTATGGCAGGTGATCAATCCGGGGCTATGGGCAACATGCAAGGGAATATGGGGCACGCCACACCAATGGCCGGTATGGAGGGTGGTCACAGCCACGGCGATGGGTATGGCAATCAAGCCGTAAGCGCCGCATACATGGTGCTAGTCAACAACAGTACTAACGCCGACGCGATTGTCAAGGCCGAGAGTGATGTCGCTAAGACAGTCGAGCTACACAACGTGATTATGGAAAACAACGTGATGCAGATGCGTCAGGTTGAAGCGATTGAAGTGCCGGCAAACGGCCAGGTGGAATTGAAACCCGGCGGCTACCATGTGATGCTGATCGGCCTGAACCGCGATCTCAAGGAAGGTGAAGAGGTGGTGATCAAGCTCACAACCCGCAGCGGCAAGACGATTGAAGTCAAGGCGCCGGTGCGTAAGCCGTAA